The Halalkalibaculum roseum genome window below encodes:
- a CDS encoding arsenosugar biosynthesis-associated peroxidase-like protein, giving the protein MDQTYYNPEDLKKFGDVSEFQEELAEKFFDYYGAVFEDGALSAKEKSLIALAVAHTIQCPYCIDAYTTDSLEKGSSEEQMMEAVHVATAIRGGASLVHGTQMMNHVKKLSM; this is encoded by the coding sequence ATGGATCAAACTTACTACAACCCCGAGGATTTAAAGAAGTTCGGAGATGTCTCCGAGTTTCAGGAAGAGCTGGCTGAGAAATTTTTTGACTACTATGGTGCCGTTTTCGAAGACGGTGCTCTGAGCGCCAAAGAAAAGTCGCTGATTGCACTGGCTGTGGCTCACACCATTCAATGCCCGTATTGCATTGACGCTTACACAACCGATAGTCTGGAAAAAGGATCCAGTGAAGAGCAGATGATGGAAGCCGTGCATGTGGCAACGGCGATACGGGGAGGGGCATCTCTGGTTCATGGAACGCAGATGATGAATCACGTTAAAAAATTAAGCATGTAA
- a CDS encoding MBL fold metallo-hydrolase → MDLRFWGVRGSTPCANKDNMEFGGNTTCLQIHLPDTDELLIMDSGTGIRNLGNHLLESKDKVRGRIFITHPHWDHIQGFPFFKPIYNPENHFDIHMPSQANGGCKEILSGHLTKTFFPVTLEMIDANIEYITQKEDRQDYGHYEIEYMLANHPINTAIYKIYVAGKTIVFCPDNELTPIAEKTNAYFYTKFKEFLSDADLLIHDGQFDRQSYKDKVGWGHSAWEEAVEFAIRSGVKKMIVTHHDPDSDDAFLYKLDEKIHLEYASHFDMISLAKEGAVIRI, encoded by the coding sequence TTGGACCTCAGATTCTGGGGTGTAAGGGGCTCGACACCATGTGCCAACAAGGACAACATGGAGTTCGGTGGAAATACGACCTGCCTACAGATTCATTTACCGGATACCGATGAGTTGCTCATCATGGACAGCGGGACGGGGATCAGGAACCTTGGCAACCACCTTCTGGAGAGCAAGGACAAGGTGCGTGGACGAATATTCATAACCCACCCGCACTGGGATCATATTCAGGGCTTTCCATTTTTTAAACCCATCTACAATCCGGAAAATCACTTCGATATTCACATGCCTTCGCAGGCCAACGGGGGGTGTAAAGAGATTTTGTCGGGTCACCTGACGAAAACTTTCTTTCCGGTAACATTGGAGATGATTGACGCCAATATTGAGTATATCACTCAAAAAGAAGATCGCCAGGATTATGGGCATTATGAAATTGAGTACATGCTTGCCAATCATCCTATCAATACGGCCATTTATAAAATTTATGTCGCCGGTAAAACTATAGTGTTCTGTCCGGATAATGAACTGACTCCTATTGCAGAAAAAACAAATGCCTATTTCTATACTAAGTTCAAGGAGTTCTTATCCGATGCCGACCTCTTGATTCATGACGGGCAATTTGACCGGCAGAGCTATAAAGATAAAGTTGGTTGGGGCCACTCGGCATGGGAAGAAGCCGTTGAATTTGCAATTAGAAGCGGCGTTAAGAAAATGATTGTTACGCATCACGATCCTGATTCGGATGATGCTTTTTTATATAAACTTGATGAGAAAATACATCTCGAATACGCCTCTCATTTCGATATGATATCACTTGCCAAGGAGGGGGCGGTGATAAGGATATAG